The Mustela erminea isolate mMusErm1 chromosome 18, mMusErm1.Pri, whole genome shotgun sequence genome has a window encoding:
- the ARL4D gene encoding ADP-ribosylation factor-like protein 4D, with the protein MGNHLTEMAPTAASFLPHFQALHVVVIGLDSAGKTSLLYRLKFKEFVQSVPTKGFNTEKIRVPLGGSRGITFQVWDVGGQEKLRPLWRSYTRRTDGLVFVVDAAEAERLEEAKVELHRISRASDNQGVPVLVLANKQDQPGALSAAEVEKRLAVRELAAATLTHVQGCSAVDGLGLQPGLERLYEMILKRKKAARVGKKRR; encoded by the coding sequence ATGGGGAACCACTTGACCGAGATGGCGCCCACTGCCGCCTCTTTCTTGCCCCACTTCCAGGCCTTGCATGTCGTGGTCATTGGACTGGACTCTGCTGGAAAGACCTCACTCCTCTATCGGCTCAAGTTCAAGGAGTTTGTCCAGAGCGTCCCCACCAAAGGCTTCAACACAGAGAAGATCCGGGTGCCCCTGGGAGGGTCCCGTGGCATCACCTTCCAAGTGTGGGATGTGGGGGGCCAAGAGAAGCTGCGACCCCTGTGGCGCTCCTACACACGGCGGACAGACGGATTGGTGTTTGTGGTGGATGCTGCCGAGGCTGAGCGCCTGGAGGAGGCCAAGGTGGAGCTCCACCGAATCAGTCGGGCTTCGGACAACCAGGGTGTGCCTGTGCTGGTGCTGGCCAATAAGCAGGATCAGCCTGGGGCACTGAGCGCCGCAGAGGTTGAGAAGAGGCTGGCCGTCCGAGAGCTTGCAGCAGCCACACTCACCCATGTGCAGGGCTGCAGTGCTGTGGATGGGCTGGGCTTGCAGCCAGGCCTGGAGCGCCTGTACGAGATGATCCTCAAGAGGAAGAAGGCAGCTCGGGTAGGCAAGAAGAGACGGTGA